AAGATTTTTCTGTCGTTTATAAAGACAAAGCGACAATCTATGGAATCAATAAAGGTGATAAGGGATTAGGTTTCGCGGTATGCACCAAATGTGGATTTACTGTATCTGAAAACGATAAAGCTGAAAACGGCACTTATGACAAATTACCCAATGCTTTCAAAAAACATCCACCTATATATAGCGAATCTAGTTCTATAAAATGTCTGGACACTATGCCTACGGTTTGGAGAAATCATCAACTTTTGGCCAAAATGACAACAGATGCCATTTTAATCATACCAAAGAGAAAAATTGAAGATATCTCACTTGCTCAGACTTTATCAAATGCATTTCAACTAAGTGGAGCAGATGAACTCGGCATTGATGAAAGAGAGATCAGTTCACTGGTTCTGGAATCAGATGGTTATTACAATATATTGCTTTATGATAATCAATCTGGTGGAGTAGGGTATGTTTATGATTTAGCTAAAAATCGCTGGGAAAACTGGATAGCTAAAGCGAAAGAGAGATTATTTATAGATCAAAAGCACGATAACGAGTGTCTTCATGGATGTATTAAATGTATCGTGACAATGAATACGAATGAGCCGCTTCCAAGAAAGGAAACTTTAGAGTATTTAAAGAGTAAGGATATCGATACTGCTAAAACAACTGTTAAAAAAGACTCAGCCACTATCGTAAAAGAAGAATTATCCAATGCAGAGAGGATGAAACGGTTTAAAAAATAGAAATTGTATTATTATAAAAATAATACAAAAAAAGCTTGACAAATTAAATCTTTTAAGTGTATTATTATGGAAATAAAACATTTTAGAGGCTTTTATGAAGTTAGAGAATTTTTCTGACATCCGAATTGGTTTGCCTTTAGTTCGTAAAAAAGGTGACATTCATGATGATCAGTTTTTTAGATACAAGGCAGTCACATTAAAAGCTTTCTCTTCAACGGGGCATTTACTTCATGATGAACTCGATGAGTTCATTGCAAGCGAGGAATTGAGCGAAAGCTATATCACACAAGAAGGTGATATATTAGTAAGATTGAGAGAACCAAATACGGCTGTTTATATTGATAAAGAGAGTACAGGTTTGCTAGTTCCAGCACTTATGGCAATCATCAAACCAAAAAAAGAAGTCAATAGCCGTTATCTCACTCACTATATCAACTCCAATGAAGCACAAAAAAGACTTCATAAAGAGTTACAGGGAACAACGATACAAATGCTCAAAGCAAGTGAACTGGCTGATTTGGAAGTAACTCTTCCATCTCTGCACACTCAAGAAAAAATCGTATCCATACTCAATCTTGCTAACCAAGAGATCGAACTATTAGAAGAACTCAAAACACTAAAAACTCAATTCAAAAATGAACTGCTCGACACTATTTTAAATAAGGAAATAAATAAATGAAAACAACAAAAGAAGTAATCAACAACGTAGTATGGAAAGCGTGTGACACCTTTCGGGGGACAATGGATAGCTCACAATACAAAGACTATGTACTCAGTATGCTATTTGTCAAATATCTATCGGATTTCTATAAAGAGAAACTTCAAACTCTTAATGAAAAGTACAATGGCGATGAAGATCGAGTACAAAGAGCACTCCAGAGAGAAAAATTCGTTCTCGATGAGAGCTGTACATTTGAATATCTACTCAAACATAAAGAGGCAAATAACCTTGGCGAAGTGATCAATAAAGCTCTTGAAAAGATAGAGGAAGACAACCCTGAAAAGCTCGAAGGGATCTTTAGAAATGTCGATTTCAATGATAAAAAAGTTCTCGGCGATACCAAAGAGAGAAATGCTATCCTCAAACACCTTCTCGAAGATTTCAGTGACTCAAGACTTGATCTCAGCCCGAGCAAACTCACCGGTCAAGATATCATCGGTGATAGCTACGAATACCTAATCGCACACTTTGCCAGCGATGCGGGCAAAAAAGGCGGCGAATTTTTTACCCCAAGCGAAGTTTCAACACTTCTTGCAAAACTCGTAGAACCAAAAGAAGGGGACCGTATCTTAGACCCTACGTGTGGTTCAGGATCACTTCTCATCAAAGCGAGTAAAGAAGTCGGCTCTCCTAACTTTGCCATTTATGGGCAAGAGAAAAACGGGCAAACGCACGCGCTTTGCCGGATGAATATGTATCTGCACGAGATCAACGATGCCAAGATCGAATGGGGAGATACGATCAGAAACCCTTTGCACATCGAAGATGACAAGCTCATGAAGTTTGATGTAGTCGTCGCAAATCCACCATTTAGTCTTGATAAATGGGGAGCAGATTTCGCTGAAAATGACCCCTATAGAAGATTTAATGATTATGGCATACCTCCAAAAAGTAAAGGTGATTACGCATTTGTAATCCATATGATCAAAAGCCTCAATGAAAACGGTCGGATGGGAGTAGTCCTCCCTCATGGTGTACTCTTTAGAGGGGCAAGCGAAGGGAAAATCAGAGAAAAACTGATCAATGAAAACCTACTAGATGCTGTCATTGGATTACCGGCGAATCTCTTCTTTGGTACCGGCATCCCTGCAACTATATTGGTCTTTAAAAAGAATAGAACCCATAAAGACATTCTCTTTATCGATGCGAGCCGCGAATTTGATAAGGCTAAAAGCCAAAATAACTTAACAGATGAATACATAACAAAAATTCTTGACACCTATAAAAATAGAAGCGAGATTGAAAAATACTCTCACACAGCAACAATCGAAGAGATACAAGAAAATGAATATAACCTCAATATTCCAAGATATGTCGATACATTTGAAGAGGAAGCGCAAGTAGATATAGAAGCAACAAAAGCAAGTATCTCAAAAATAGAGAGTGAACTTGTAACTATAAAAACCCAAATGAGTACTTATCTAAAAGAACTGGGGCTATAAGATGAAAACTATAGTGCCTGAGGGCTATAAAATAACAAAAGTCGGAGTGATACCCAACGAATGGTCTATTACAGAATTGAAAAACTTAATTTCTAAAGATATTCAAAATGGCTACTCTCCACTTTGCCCAGAATTAGAAAATGGAAATTGGATTTTTGGATTAGGTGCACTAACAGACGACAAAATGAATTTTAAAGAAATTAAACCTGCCCCAATAAATGATATAAAAGTTAAACAATTTATTTTAAAAGAAGGTGATTTCCTTATAAGTAGGTCAAATACACCAGACAAAGTTGGTCGATCAGGAGTATTTAGAGGTGAAATTTTAAATTGCTCTTATCCTGATTTAATGATGAGATTTAGAATAGATGAAAATAAAGTAAATAAAGATTATCTTGAATATTATTTAAAAACATCTGCGGTAATGCAATACATAAGAACATGTGCTTCAGGTAGTAGTTTAAGTATGGTTAAAATAAACAAAAAAATTGTTGAAAACATTGCTATTCTTCAACCTGATATAAAAGAGCAAGAAAAAATAGCCGAGATCTTAACAACTTGGGATGAATCTATCACCAAACAAACGAAGCTTTTAGAAACAAAAGAGCTACAAAAAAAAGCCCTTATGCAAAAGCTTTTAAGCGGACAAATTCGTTTTGATGGATTTCATGATGGATGGAAAGAAATTCATTTAAGTCAAGTTTTAAAAGAAAGAAAAACATACTCAGAAAAGGGATTAGAATTTGAACATGTGTCTTTAACAAAAGAAGGTGTGGTTCCAAAAACTGAAAGATACGAGCGTGATCAACTTGTAAAAGATGAAAATAAAAAATATAAGATTACAAAGCTTAATGATATTTGCTACAACCCAGCAAATTTGAAATTTGGAGTAATTTGTAAAAATACCTATGGTGATGGAATATTTTCTCCAATATATGTTACTTTTGAAGCAAAGAAAAGCTTTGACATTGATTTTCTTGGACATTTTCTAACTTGGAATGATTTTATAAAGAAAGTTAGAAGGTACGAAGAAGGTACAGTATATGAAAGAATGGCAGTTAATCCAAAAGATTTTTTATCATATAAAACTAAACTCCCCTCATTACTCGAACAACAGAAAATAGCAGAAGTTTTAAGTCTTGCAGATG
This is a stretch of genomic DNA from Sulfuricurvum sp.. It encodes these proteins:
- a CDS encoding restriction endonuclease subunit S, which produces MKLENFSDIRIGLPLVRKKGDIHDDQFFRYKAVTLKAFSSTGHLLHDELDEFIASEELSESYITQEGDILVRLREPNTAVYIDKESTGLLVPALMAIIKPKKEVNSRYLTHYINSNEAQKRLHKELQGTTIQMLKASELADLEVTLPSLHTQEKIVSILNLANQEIELLEELKTLKTQFKNELLDTILNKEINK
- a CDS encoding type I restriction-modification system subunit M encodes the protein MKTTKEVINNVVWKACDTFRGTMDSSQYKDYVLSMLFVKYLSDFYKEKLQTLNEKYNGDEDRVQRALQREKFVLDESCTFEYLLKHKEANNLGEVINKALEKIEEDNPEKLEGIFRNVDFNDKKVLGDTKERNAILKHLLEDFSDSRLDLSPSKLTGQDIIGDSYEYLIAHFASDAGKKGGEFFTPSEVSTLLAKLVEPKEGDRILDPTCGSGSLLIKASKEVGSPNFAIYGQEKNGQTHALCRMNMYLHEINDAKIEWGDTIRNPLHIEDDKLMKFDVVVANPPFSLDKWGADFAENDPYRRFNDYGIPPKSKGDYAFVIHMIKSLNENGRMGVVLPHGVLFRGASEGKIREKLINENLLDAVIGLPANLFFGTGIPATILVFKKNRTHKDILFIDASREFDKAKSQNNLTDEYITKILDTYKNRSEIEKYSHTATIEEIQENEYNLNIPRYVDTFEEEAQVDIEATKASISKIESELVTIKTQMSTYLKELGL
- a CDS encoding restriction endonuclease subunit S; this translates as MKTIVPEGYKITKVGVIPNEWSITELKNLISKDIQNGYSPLCPELENGNWIFGLGALTDDKMNFKEIKPAPINDIKVKQFILKEGDFLISRSNTPDKVGRSGVFRGEILNCSYPDLMMRFRIDENKVNKDYLEYYLKTSAVMQYIRTCASGSSLSMVKINKKIVENIAILQPDIKEQEKIAEILTTWDESITKQTKLLETKELQKKALMQKLLSGQIRFDGFHDGWKEIHLSQVLKERKTYSEKGLEFEHVSLTKEGVVPKTERYERDQLVKDENKKYKITKLNDICYNPANLKFGVICKNTYGDGIFSPIYVTFEAKKSFDIDFLGHFLTWNDFIKKVRRYEEGTVYERMAVNPKDFLSYKTKLPSLLEQQKIAEVLSLADDEINLLKNELEELKQQKKGLMQKLLTGEVRVKI